The Streptomyces puniciscabiei genomic interval GGACTCGGCATCGACTCCGTCATCCGGACGCGGATGTACCTGACCCATGTGCGGGACGTGGACGCCGTCGGCCGGGCGCACAAGGAGATCTTCGACTCCGTGCGCCCCGTCTCCACCCTGCTGGTCGTGGAGGGGTTCGTCGATCCCCGCATCCTGGTCGAAGTAGAACTCGAAGCATTCAGAGGAGCCTGAGCAGTCATGACCCTGGCGGTCCGAGTCATCCCCTGCCTGGACGTGGACAACGGCCGGGTCGTCAAGGGCGTCAACTTCCAGAACCTGCGCGACGCGGGCGACCCCGTCGAGATGGCCAAGGTGTACGACGCCGAGGGCGCCGACGAGCTGACGTTCCTGGACATCACCGCGTCCTCGGGCAACCGGGAGACGACGTACGACGTGGTGCGGCGCACCGCTGAGCAGGTGTTCATCCCGCTGACGGTCGGCGGCGGTGTCCGTACGGCCGAGGACGTGGACAGGCTGCTGCGGGCGGGCGCCGACAAGGTGGGCGTGAACACCGCCGCGATCGCCCGCCCCGACCTGATCCGCGAGATCGCCGAGCGCTTCGGCCGGCAGGTGCTGGTGCTGTCGGTGGACGCCCGCCGCACCGAGGCGGGCTCCTTCGAGGTGACGACGCACGGCGGCCGCAAGGGCACCGGCATCGACGCGGTGGAGTGGGCCCACCGGGCGGCGGAACTGGGCGCCGGCGAGATCCTGCTGAACTCCATGGACGCCGACGGCACCAAGGACGGCTACGACCTGGAGATGATCGCGGCGGTCCGCAAGCACGTGACCGTCCCGGTGATCGCCTCGGGCGGCGCCGGCAAGCTGGCCGACTTCCCGCCCGCCATTGAGGCGGGCGCCGACGCCGTGCTGGCCGCGTCGGTGTTCCACTTCGGGGATCTGCGGATCGGCGAGGTGAAGGAGACGCTGCGGGCGGCGGGGCATCCCGTGCGCTGACGCTGCGCTGAGCCCCGGTTGCCTCTTCGGGCGGCCGGGGCTTTCTCGTGCGCGGATACGAAAGAGAAGTTGCGCAAAATCTGTTGTGCAATTTTTCTTTCGTATCTACGGTGGGTGCATGGCGAGCAAGGAGAACCGCCGCATCACGGACGTGGGCACGCTCAAGGCCCTCGCGCATCCACTGCGGGCCAACCTGTACCGGCTGCTGTGCATGGAGCGGGTGGCCACCGCCTCCCAGCTGGCCGAACGCGTGGACGAGGCGGTGTCCCTGGTCAGCTATCACCTGCGCAAGCTCGCCGACCACGGGCTGATCGAGGAGGCCGAGCCGCAGACGACGGACGGGCGGGAGCGCTGGTGGCAGCCCGCGTCGGACGGGGTGAGCATCCGGGACGAGGACTTCCGGGGCGAGCCGGGAAAGGCGGCCGCACACCTCGCGGCCACGCGTCTCTTCCACGACCAGCGGGCCGACCAGTACCGCCGCTACCTGGACGAACGCCCCACCTGGGGGCCCGAGTGGAACACCGCGTCGCTGGACACCGAATCCTGGATGCGGCTGACCCCGGCGGAACTCACCGAGCTGAAGGACGAGTTGGACGCCCTTCTGCGCAGGTTCGACGCGCGGGGCCGGGCCGCCGAGGCCGCGGGCGAGACCGGGGGACGCGAGCATGTCGCGCTCTACCTGTACGGCTTCCCCTTCCGCGGCTGAGAGGACCACGTCCGTGACCGCCACGCTCATACCGCCGGCGACCGCGCCGCAGGCTCACCGCGACCCCAACGTCCGGCGCTGGCTCGCCGCCTACACCTCCTCGATGCTCGGCGACAGCGTCTACTACCTCGCCCTGTCCTGGGCCGCCGTCCGGGCCGGAACCCCGGCTCAGGCCGGTCTGGTGATGTCGGCCAGCGCGTTGCCCAGAGCGGTGCTGATGCTGGGCGGCGGAGTGATCGCCGACCGCCTCGGGCCGCGCCGGGTCGTCATCGGCAGCGACGCGGCGCGCTGTGCCGCCGTCCTCGCCGTGGCCGCCCTGCTGAGCCTCACCAGCCCGGGGCTGTGGCCGCTCGCCGCACTCGCTCTGGTCTTCGGCACGGTCGACGCCGTCTTCATGCCCGCCGTGGGGGCTCTTCCGGCCCGTCTCACCGAGAAGGACCAGCTCGCCC includes:
- a CDS encoding ArsR/SmtB family transcription factor yields the protein MASKENRRITDVGTLKALAHPLRANLYRLLCMERVATASQLAERVDEAVSLVSYHLRKLADHGLIEEAEPQTTDGRERWWQPASDGVSIRDEDFRGEPGKAAAHLAATRLFHDQRADQYRRYLDERPTWGPEWNTASLDTESWMRLTPAELTELKDELDALLRRFDARGRAAEAAGETGGREHVALYLYGFPFRG
- the hisF gene encoding imidazole glycerol phosphate synthase subunit HisF produces the protein MTLAVRVIPCLDVDNGRVVKGVNFQNLRDAGDPVEMAKVYDAEGADELTFLDITASSGNRETTYDVVRRTAEQVFIPLTVGGGVRTAEDVDRLLRAGADKVGVNTAAIARPDLIREIAERFGRQVLVLSVDARRTEAGSFEVTTHGGRKGTGIDAVEWAHRAAELGAGEILLNSMDADGTKDGYDLEMIAAVRKHVTVPVIASGGAGKLADFPPAIEAGADAVLAASVFHFGDLRIGEVKETLRAAGHPVR